A window from Cryptomeria japonica chromosome 1, Sugi_1.0, whole genome shotgun sequence encodes these proteins:
- the LOC131073151 gene encoding disease resistance protein RPV1, which produces MASTSTCNPQLEESAPSTSTSGGSSVPDFLRYEPPTTKLAFHSDKRYHVFLSFRGPDVRKTLVDHLFEALSAAGLKVYKDDENLEKGEKIWPSLEGAIKSSVIRIPVFSRGYAESVWCLKEAAAMLSTPDLIIPLFYHVNPTYVRYPLNESSYYKESFLKHYGQPDRHRRGEVDEWKHALFQICDRSGWSTDSTQGYEARLVKIVVNDLMKTLDRVPLHVAKHPVGMDSIKDALIQKLNLKSVENVIKVGIWGIGGIGKTTVAKALYNQLHNDFDAASFIFNVRTSSAEPTGLPKLQKKIIKDLTTYDIEVDNVDKGISLFTQHLGGKNVLLILDDVDAVEHLDALVGDWLCSGSRVIITSRDKRIFNVAQVSSQCIHEISGLEINESLQLFSWHAFLRASPSPRYEDLSKKIVEACKGHPLSLEVLGSYLYGQNDIDCWKEALDNITLRPEIHDRLYISYKALSDEEKEIFLDIACFFIGEEKTCPVIFWKSLYKMVNTAVSNLSMKLLIKIDEEGVFDMHDHLQDMGRSVAEKEGTRQWEAAHPSTTISNNNLSRLRVNGGNPQRLEMLYKPGLRYLHLQNLHIEVMTKDTPVMLPPSLIWLRMDHCQIKKRRHSIKGIALELKTTIKKRRHSIKGTTLELKTMQLRSCDGIDNLSVASLFLLPTIKLHHLELPWCQSLNNLPNTIGNLSQLQHLDLRLCRSLNNLPDTIGNLSQLQHLNLQWCQSLNNLPDTIGNLSQLQHLDLQWCQSLNNLPDTIGNLSQLQYLDLQWCQSLNNLPDTIGNLSQLQHLDLQRCESLHNLPYTIGNLSQLQNLNLNNLPDTIGNLSQLQCLDLQWCQSLNNLPYTIGNLSQLQHLDLQCCQSLSNLPYTIGNLSQLQHLNLKWCQSLNYLPDTIGNLSQLQHLDLQSCQSLNNLPDTIGNLSQLQHLDLQWCQSLNNLPDTIGNLSKLQHLDLQWCESLNNLPDTIGNLSQLQHLDLQRCESLNNLPDTIGNLSQLQCLDLQWCQSLSNLPYTIGNLSQLQHLNLQWCQSLSNLPYTIGNLSQLQHLDLFHCESLRCLPDTISNLSQLQHLDLRWCTSLNNLSDIIGNLSQVNVLR; this is translated from the exons ATGGCATCTACTTCTACTTGTAACCCTCAGCTTGAAGAATCTGCCCCATCTACTTCTACTTCTGGTGGATCCTCGGTTCCCGACTTTCTCAGATACGAGCCTCCCACAACGAAACTTGCCTTCCACAGCGATAAGAGGTATCATGTTTTTCTGAGTTTCAGGGGACCAGATGTCAGAAAGACTCTGGTCGATCACCTATTTGAAGCTCTTTCTGCAGCAGGACTCAAAGTCTACAAAGATGATGAAAATCTGGAAAAGGGGGAAAAGATCTGGCCGAGCTTGGAAGGGGCAATCAAGAGCAGTGTCATACGCATTCCTGTATTTTCCAGAGGCTATGCAGAGTCAGTATGGTGTCTCAAGGAGGCCGCTGCAATGTTGAGCACCCCTGATTTGATCATTCCTCTTTTTTATCATGTGAATCCAACCTATGTGAGATATCCTCTAAATGAGTCGAGTTACTATAAGGAATCATTTCTGAAGCATTATGGCCAGCCAGATCGACACCGAAGAGGAGAGGTTGATGAATGGAAGCATGCCCTTTTCCAGATCTGTGATCGCTCAGGCTGGTCCACGGATTCAACTCAAGG GTACGAAGCTCGCTTGGTAAAGATAGTGGTGAATGATCTGATGAAGACATTGGATAGAGTGCCGTTGCATGTTGCCAAGCATCCAGTGGGAATGGACAGCATCAAAGATGCCCTCATTCAAAAATTAAATCTTAAATCAGTGGAGAATGTGATTAAAGTTGGAATATGGGGCATTGGTGGTATTGGCAAGACCACAGTTGCCAAAGCCCTCTACAATCAACTTCATAATGATTTTGATGCTGCTTCTTTTATATTTAATGTCCGCACCAGTTCTGCAGAGCCCACAGGCCTTCCAAAATTGCAGAAAAAAATTATCAAAGATTTAACTACATATGATATAGAAGTGGACAATGTTGATAAAGGCATATCATTGTTCACACAACATTTGGGAGGAAAAAATGTTCTATTGATTTTGGATGATGTGGATGCTGTTGAACATTTGGATGCTTTGGTTGGGGACTGGCTGTGTTCTGGAAGCAGAGTTATAATAACTTCTAGAGACAAACGCATTTTCAATGTTGCCCAGGTCTCATCCCAATGCATCCACGAGATTAGTGGATTGGAGATAAATGAAAGCCTCCAATTATTTAGTTGGCATGCTTTTTTGAGAGCATCTCCAAGTCCGAGATATGAAGATCTGTCAAAAAAAATAGTGGAAGCTTGCAAGGGTCATCCTCTTTCATTGGAGGTGCTTGGATCCTACTTGTATGGGCAGAATGACATAGATTGCTGGAAGGAAGCTCTTGACAACATTACCCTTCGCCCCGAAATTCATGATAGGCTTTATATCAGTTATAAAGCTCTCAGTGACGAGGAAAAGGAAATATTCCTTGACATTGCTTGCTTCTTTATTGGCGAAGAAAAGACATGTCCTGTCATTTTTTGGAAATCCTTGTACAAGATGGTCAACACTGCTGTTTCTAATCTTTCAATGAAGTTATTGATAAAGATTGACGAAGAGGGTGTATTTGATATGCATGACCACTTGCAAGATATGGGGCGAAGTGTTGCTGAAAAAGAAGGTACCCGACAATGGGAGGCTGCCCATCCAAGCACGACCATATCCAACAACAATTTATCTCGCCTTCGAGTCAATGGAGGTAATCCACAAAGGCTTGAAATGCTGTACAAACCTGGTCTTCGTTATCTTCATTTGCAAAATCTACACATTGAAGTCATGACAAAAGACACACCAGTCATGCTTCCCCCAAGTTTGATATGGTTAAGGATGGATCATTGTCAAATAAAGAAGCGGCGTCACTCCATTAAGGGCATCGCTTTGGAATTGAAGACAACAATAAAGAAGCGACGACACTCCATTAAGGGAACCACTTTGGAATTGAAGACCATGCAACTGCGATCCTGCGATGGCATCGACAACCTTTCTGTCGCCTCCCTATTTTTACTTCCTACTATAAAGCTTCATCACTTGGAGTTGCCATGGTGTCAAAGCTTAAATAACCTCCCCAATACCATCGGCAATTTGTCACAACTGCAACACTTGGACTTGAGATTGTGTCGGAGCTTAAATAATCTCCCCGATACCATTGGCAATTTGTCACAGCTGCAACATTTGAACTTGCAATGGTGTCAAAGCTTAAATAACCTCCCTGATACCATTGGCAATTTGTCACAGTTGCAGCACTTGGACTTGCAATGGTGTCAAAGCTTAAATAACCTCCCCGATACCATTGGCAATTTGTCACAGCTGCAATACTTGGACTTACAATGGTGTCAAAGCTTAAATAACCTCCCTGATACCATTGGCAATTTGTCACAGCTGCAACACTTGGACTTGCAACGGTGTGAAAGCTTACATAACCTCCCCTATACCATTGGCAATTTGTCACAGCTGCAAAACTTGAACTTAAATAACCTCCCTGATACCATTGGCAATTTGTCACAGCTGCAGTGCTTGGACTTGCAATGGTGTCAAAGTTTAAATAACCTTCCCTATACCATTGGCAATTTGTCACAGCTGCAACACTTGGACTTGCAATGCTGTCAAAGTTTAAGTAACCTCCCTTATACCATTGGCAATTTGTCACAGCTGCAACACTTGAACTTGAAATGGTGTCAAAGTTTAAATTACCTCCCCGATACCATTGGCAATTTGTCACAGCTACAGCACTTGGACTTGCAATCATGTCAAAGCTTAAATAACCTCCCCGATACCATTGGCAATTTGTCACAGCTGCAACACTTGGACTTGCAATGGTGTCAAAGCTTAAATAACCTCCCCGATACCATTGGCAATTTGTCAAAGCTGCAACACTTGGACTTGCAATGGTGTGAAAGCTTAAATAACCTCCCCGATACCATTGGCAATTTGTCACAGCTGCAGCACTTGGACTTGCAACGGTGTGAAAGCTTAAATAACCTCCCCGATACCATTGGCAATTTGTCACAGCTGCAGTGCTTGGACTTGCAATGGTGTCAAAGTTTAAGTAACCTCCCCTATACCATTGGCAATTTGTCACAACTACAACACTTGAACTTGCAATGGTGTCAAAGTTTAAGTAACCTCCCCTATACCATTGGCAATTTGTCACAACTGCAACACTTGGACTTGTTTCATTGTGAAAGCTTAAGATGTTTGCCTGATACCATTAGCAACCTGTCACAGTTGCAGCACTTGGACTTGAGATGGTGTACAAGCTTAAATAACTTGTCTGATATCATTGGCAACCTATCACAGGTAAATGTGTTACGGTAG